The Natrinema pellirubrum DSM 15624 region TCCGCAGCTCGGCTTCGATCCGATCGACGAGTGTCTCGAGGACGGTGTCGAACTGCTCGTGTTCGGAAACCGAACCCACTCGCTCCCGCGGGTTCTCGGGGAGTTCGACGCGGAATTTACCGTCTCCCTGGTAGAACGGTTCGCTCTCGCTCAACACCTGTCGATCGATCGCTTTGAGGATCGTCGAATCGTACCGGCCGTGGAGCTGTTGGTAGGCCTCTGAGTAGGCCGTCTCGAGTTCCTCGAAGTAGTAGACGTACTTTTCCTCGAACTTCTCGGTGTCGAACTCGGTCATAGCAGAACATCAGAGCGCGAGCGGGGAAACCGTTCGGAACCGACATCGGCCACCGGCGAACGGTATAGGTTGCCGCAGCCCCTAGCCCGCCCCATGACCGTCACCGTCCGCTACACCTGTCCCCACTGTAACGCCATGGTCAGCCTCGAGCGGCCGCCGGATCTGGCCGACCGGTCGGTCACCAAAGTCCGCCAGCCGGGCTGGGAGTACGCGAGCCCGGACGATCCCGACCGCGAATCGGCCGACGGGATCGAATTCGTCTGTGGCGAGGACGGCCCCGTCACCGACCTCGAGGGCGAGCCGGTCGAGGGCTGTGGCCGCCCGTTCTACCTCAATTTCGTCCGCTACGAGCAGGGGGTCGAACTCGAGCCCGAGCCGCCGACCTACGGTGGGCCGCGGTTCGATTTCAACGCGTAGAACCGCTGATGTCCGTGGCAGTTGGAGTGCAAGCGATGCACCCGCGAGCGACCAGCGGGAGCGAGCGGCCTTTTTGGTCCAGATTTTTGCAGTGGTTCGAGTGAGCGACGCGATCGAGAACCACCTGTAAAAAGGTGGGAACACAACCCTTTTCGACGCCCGGCAGTAGGTACTGACATGGACGAAGCCGCCGTTCGCGACCGCCTCCGGACGGTCGAGGATCCGGAACTCGGCGACGATATCGTGTCGCTTGGACTGGTTAACGACATCACGGTCGACGGCGACGAGGTCGCGATCGATCTCGCACTCGGCGCTCCCTACTCCCCGAGCGAGAGCGACATCGCCGCCGAGGTACGCGAGACCCTGACCGCCGAGGACCTCGAGCCGGACCTGACCGCCAGCGTCCCGGACCGTGACGACCTCACGAGCGAGGACCAGGTGCTGCCGAACGTCAAAAACGTCATCGCCGTCGCCTCCGGGAAAGGTGGCGTCGGCAAGTCGACCGTCGCGGTCAACCTCGCGGCCGGACTCTCGCAACTCGGCGCTCGAGTTGGCCTCTTCGACGCCGACGTCTACGGACCGAACGTGCCGCGGATGGTCGACGCCGACGAGCCGCCGATGGCCACCGAGGACGAGACGCTGGTCCCGCCCGAGAAGTACGGCGTGAAGCTGATGAGCATGGCATTCCTGACCGGCGAGGACGACCCCGTCATCTGGCGCGGCCCGATGGTCCACAAGGTCATCACCCAACTCACGGAAGACGTCGAGTGGGGTCATCTGGACTACCTCGTCGTCGACCTCCCGCCGGGGACCGGCGACACCCAACTGACGATGCTCCAGACCATGCCCGTCACCGGCGCGGTCATCGTCACGACGCCCCAGGACGTCGCACTGGACGACGCCCGCAAGGGCCTCGAGATGTTCGCCAAACACGACACCGTCGTGTTGGGGATCGCCGAGAACATGTCGACGTTCGCTTGTCCCGATTGTGGCGGCGAACACGACATCTTCGGCTCCGGCGGCGGCGAGGACTTCGCTGAGGAACACGAACTGCCGTTCCTCGGTTCGATCCCGCTCGATCCGGCCGTCCGCGAGGGCGGCGACGGCGGCAAGCCGACGGTGCTGAAAGACGACGACACGACCAGCGACGCCCTCCGAACGATCACCGAGAACGTCGCCAACAACACCGGGATCGTCCACCGACAGGCCATCTCCCAGAGCCGGCGCAACGAGGCCGCCTCCCCCGACCGATGACCGACGGCAGTGAGGCGGACGACGCCGGGGCTGACGAGTTCGAGCCCGATCCCGAACGCGTAGACCGGTTGCGGGAGATCGCCGACGACGTCCGCGGCGAGACCAGCGAGAGCAAACAGCTCGCGAACATCCTCTACCGGACCAGCGACCTCTACGACGAGGACGAAGAGACCTCGCCCGAGGAGATCGTCCGCAACGTCAAGTTCATTCTCGAGGTCAACGACCGCGGCGGCCTCGGCCGCTGAGCGGACAGCGGCGATCGCGGCCGGTCGCTCGGCGCGGCGCTTTTGTCGATCCGCCTCGAGAAGCCACTGTGGACGCGAATCAACGGTCTCGATCGAACCCCTACGGCATGGACGATGACTGCCGGAACTGTCCGGCGCTCTGTGAGACGCGCGAGCGGGTCGTCCACGGCTACGGCGACGTGGCCGCGGACTTCCTGTTCGTCGGCGAGCGGCCGACCACACGGGCCGACGAGGTCGGCGTCCCCTTCGCCGGCGCGGGCGGGAGCGCCGGCGACGGTGGGCTCCGACGGATGCTCGAGCGACTCGGCCTCTGTGCCGTCGACTCGCCGGCCGACGCGCCCGCCCTCGAGAACGTCTACGTGACGCATCTCACGCGCTGTCGCGACCCCGACCGCCGACCGACCGACGCGGAGATCGACACCTGCGAGCCGTATCTCAGCGCGGAGATCCGGATGATAAACCCCGAGATCCTGATTCCGGTCGGCGAGCGCACGCTCTCGGAACTCGGCCGCGAGTACACCACGACGCCCGCGGCGGACCTCGGGTTCCCGGACGATCACGCGCGGCGCATCCGGGGCCGCGGCTTCGAACTCGTCCCGATGATCGACCCGCGCGAGCAGACCGCCGAGCAGACACAGGACTGGCTCGAGGCGTTCGTCGAGCTGATGGCGTCGGACTATCGGCAGACGAAGGGGCGACAGGAACGGTAAGGACCAGCGGCGCTCGAGCGGCGCTACCAGTAGGGGTTCTCGCGCCAGCGGCCCGAGCCGATGCCGGAGGCGATCAGCGCGCCGACGGCGACGACGGCGACGGCGAGGACGCCCATCGACGGCGCGAAGTACTCGCCGGGCGAGTCGATCAGATAGCCGGTTCCGAACCCGTACAGACCGAAGACCGCCAGCGCGGCGATGACGGCCGTCGCGACCAGTCCAGCGATCGAACGTTCGTCCATACCGACTCGCACGCACTCCCCCACTATAATTCGTGGTCTTTCGACGCCGGTACCCACCCTCGGGAAGCGCCGCGTTCAAGGACCGCGCCCGCGGAGTACCGGCCATGATCGTCGTCGTTCCGGTCGACCCGCCGCGGGACGGGCTCGTCCTGTCCGCGCTCGCCGACCAGTCGCCACTGACCGACTCCGAGGCCACGGCCCTCTACGAAGCCGCCGTCGCCGACGTCTGCCGGGCCGTCGCCTCGAGCGGGGGCGACCTCCTAGTCAACTACCGCGACGCCGAGACCCTGCCCGAGACCCACGCCGACGGCGATCCGGAGGCCGAGGTCCGGACGCTGGTCATCGAGGCCCTCGGCGAGGACGCCGAGGCCCGGTTCGAGCGACAGGTCGGCTCGAGCCGCTCGGCTCGCGTCGGCAACACGGTCACCCACCTGCTCGAGCAGGAGGGAGCCCAGAGCGTCGGCGTCCTCGAGCCGACGGCACCGCTGGTCAACCGGACGGAAATCGACGGCGCGGCGATGTCGCTGCGCCGGGACGACGTCGTCCTGGGCCCTTCGACCGGCGGCAGCGTCTACTTCGCGGGCTTTTCCGAGCCGATCGACTTCACCGACGCCGACGCCACGCCCGCACTGTCGACGCTCGCCCGACGGGGGGCCGACGCCGGTCTCGGCGTCGGGTTCGCACCGATGCTGCCGACGATCCGGACGCCGGCCGGACTCCGTGAGACCATCGCCGGCCTCGAGGCACGACGCGCGGCCGGGCGGTCCGGTGCCGAGGCGACTGCGGCGCTCGTGGGCGAACTGGGGCTTCGGGTCGGCGAGGACGGGACGCTCGAGCGCGCGTAGACCGACAACCCTTTTTGAGCGTGTGCGGAAGCGATAGGTGAGGTGGGGTGGCAGAGCGGCCCAACGCGCCTGCCTTGAGAGCAGGTGGCTGTCAAGCCTCATGGGTTCAAATCCCATCCCCACCGTCTTCTCACGAGTACTATACGACGAGCGCAGCGAGGAGTATCGCGAGTGAGAAGACGACACGTTGGGATTTGAATCAGACCGAGGTTCTGCGAGCGTAGCGAGCAGGTTCTCGGGCGTGGTTCAAATCCCATCCCCACCGTCTTCTCACGAGAACGAGACGACGAGCGAAGTCGTTCGAAACGGCTTCGCCGTTTCGTGATGACGAAAGACGCCCAGCGTCTTTCGAACCACGAGGAGTCTCTCGAGCGGAAAACGAAACGGTGAGGTTTGAATCAGCGAGTGAAACGACCGCGCTCGGGTGTTGGTTTTGCGATCTCAGACTTCGTTCGGCGAGCGTATCGGTACATCGACTCAGGAGCGCGTTTCCTTCTCAAATTCTCGCTTCAAATACCGAGCGAGGTGGTCGGCAAACAGTTCGACGCCGGCTTCCGAGAAATCGATGTGTAGGTCTTCGGGTATCGAATCGGCAACCTCTTTCGCCGTCTTTTCCGCGACTGGTTTGATGTTTTGTTCCTGAATACTCCAGTATCCCAGGAACAGAACGATGGCACTCGCTTCCGTTTCGGTCGCTGCCTCCAACTCGAAGTCGAGTATCTTCTTCGGCCCAGTTGGATCGTTCTGGTAGAGTTGAAACTGCAGCCCGTTCGTTAGCACGCCGAACTTAGCACCGGTGTCGTTGATGTATCCGTTCAGCTGATCGAGATGGTCCGCTAACGTTCGCTCTGGTCCTTTGAACTCGTATACGACCGTCTTCGTATCTCGGATCGTATTCCCCTTTCCGGACGTGATGTAGTCGACGTAGCCACTCGGAACCGCGTATTCGCTCCGGAGGTCCGTCCCGACCCGCTCGTACCCTAACAGTTGGAAGTATCCCTCGTTGAGAAAGACCATCTGGACTTCGTCCTCCGAAAAATCACGTGAGACGATCTCTCCGATATCGTTCAACACGTCGGTAAATTCGGAGGTCTCGAGCAAGAATTCGGGGTCGGTCTCCATACCGCGTCTATTCTAGTACTCGAGAAGAGCGTTTCGAAAGAAAGGCCGTCCCGAGAGCCACTCTCGAGGCAGTCCTCGAGATACTAGCGGAGTCATAGCCCACCCGGATCTCCGTACGGAGGCGTCGTCCGGTTGCTCGAGAACAGATGCGGCGAAGAAATCAGCGACGGTCGGGTCGCGACGCAGCACCGCCGGGCTCGAGGGCCTATTCGTAGGACAGCTCGAGATCGAGCGTGCGCTCGAGGAGGTCCTCGTCGTAGTACTCCTCGGTCTGGCCGGGTCGCATCTCGTGGATCGCGCGGACCTGCTGGACCGTGTTACGGAAGTTCTTGAACGTGGCCTCGTCGACCATCTGGCCGTCGAGGGTGACCGCGCCGGTCCCCTCGGCCTTGGCCGCGTTGAAGCGCTCGATCTTGCTCACGTCGCGCTCGAGTTCCTCGGGCGTGGGCATGTGGACGGTGTTTGCCTGCAGGGTCTGTTTGGGATAGAGCGACCAGGAGCCGTCGAGCCCGAGCTGGGCCTCGTGTTCGACCTGATCCGCGTAGTCGTCGGCGTTGTAGAACGTCAGGCCGGCCCGTTCCTTGAACAGGTCGTCGAAGGGGCCGCCGATCGAGACGAGGCCGGCGGCGCTGGCCTCGTTCGAGAGCGCCTCGAGCAGGCCGTCCCAGCGAGGCATGCCGTCGCCGAGGTCACGGCCGCCGAGTTCGGCGGCGTAGTCGACGGGACCGAAGACCAGTCCAGTGAGCCGGGAGTCCTCGCCGAACTTGGCGATCTCACGCAGATCCGAGCGGGCGCGGCCGGTCTCGATGATGATCGAGAGGCCGATGGAGCCGTCCTCGTAGCCGTACTCGGACTCGGCCTCGGCGACGACCTCGGCGGCGCGCTCGACGTCCTCGAGGCGGCCGACCTTGGGGACGACGACGCCGTCGATCTCGTCGCCGATCTCGGCGACGAGCTGGTCGATCTGGTCGCGGCCCTTCTCGCGGTACTCCGCGTCCTCGTAGCTCCACTCGACGCGGGGCCAGATCTCGCCGGGGAAGTCGTACTCGGGAACCTTCTCGATGGTGTTCTCGAGCCCTTCGGCTTTCATGTTCGGCGCGGTGCCGTCCTCCATGTCGGGGACGAGCCAGTCTGGTG contains the following coding sequences:
- a CDS encoding DUF5783 family protein translates to MTEFDTEKFEEKYVYYFEELETAYSEAYQQLHGRYDSTILKAIDRQVLSESEPFYQGDGKFRVELPENPRERVGSVSEHEQFDTVLETLVDRIEAELRKQFEFDETE
- the citE gene encoding L-malyl-CoA/beta-methylmalyl-CoA lyase, translated to MTDDIRLCRTFQTAPAAVPKDDSAKYLVSALEAEGFQAPDWLVPDMEDGTAPNMKAEGLENTIEKVPEYDFPGEIWPRVEWSYEDAEYREKGRDQIDQLVAEIGDEIDGVVVPKVGRLEDVERAAEVVAEAESEYGYEDGSIGLSIIIETGRARSDLREIAKFGEDSRLTGLVFGPVDYAAELGGRDLGDGMPRWDGLLEALSNEASAAGLVSIGGPFDDLFKERAGLTFYNADDYADQVEHEAQLGLDGSWSLYPKQTLQANTVHMPTPEELERDVSKIERFNAAKAEGTGAVTLDGQMVDEATFKNFRNTVQQVRAIHEMRPGQTEEYYDEDLLERTLDLELSYE
- a CDS encoding uracil-DNA glycosylase; translated protein: MDDDCRNCPALCETRERVVHGYGDVAADFLFVGERPTTRADEVGVPFAGAGGSAGDGGLRRMLERLGLCAVDSPADAPALENVYVTHLTRCRDPDRRPTDAEIDTCEPYLSAEIRMINPEILIPVGERTLSELGREYTTTPAADLGFPDDHARRIRGRGFELVPMIDPREQTAEQTQDWLEAFVELMASDYRQTKGRQER
- a CDS encoding Mrp/NBP35 family ATP-binding protein — encoded protein: MDEAAVRDRLRTVEDPELGDDIVSLGLVNDITVDGDEVAIDLALGAPYSPSESDIAAEVRETLTAEDLEPDLTASVPDRDDLTSEDQVLPNVKNVIAVASGKGGVGKSTVAVNLAAGLSQLGARVGLFDADVYGPNVPRMVDADEPPMATEDETLVPPEKYGVKLMSMAFLTGEDDPVIWRGPMVHKVITQLTEDVEWGHLDYLVVDLPPGTGDTQLTMLQTMPVTGAVIVTTPQDVALDDARKGLEMFAKHDTVVLGIAENMSTFACPDCGGEHDIFGSGGGEDFAEEHELPFLGSIPLDPAVREGGDGGKPTVLKDDDTTSDALRTITENVANNTGIVHRQAISQSRRNEAASPDR
- a CDS encoding type I restriction enzyme HsdR N-terminal domain-containing protein; protein product: METDPEFLLETSEFTDVLNDIGEIVSRDFSEDEVQMVFLNEGYFQLLGYERVGTDLRSEYAVPSGYVDYITSGKGNTIRDTKTVVYEFKGPERTLADHLDQLNGYINDTGAKFGVLTNGLQFQLYQNDPTGPKKILDFELEAATETEASAIVLFLGYWSIQEQNIKPVAEKTAKEVADSIPEDLHIDFSEAGVELFADHLARYLKREFEKETRS